GAAGTCCGCGCCGGATCGGCGCGGCAGTCGCGGCGGCGGACAATCGCCGTCATTCAGCAATCGCGAAGGCCGTGTGGTTGAAGTTCTCGACCGCAAAAATACGGAAATCGTCGGACTGCTCCGCCGGACGCCCTACTACGCTTATGTGATTCCCGATAATCTGCGGCTGATTCAGGATATCCGCGTCGCCGCCTGGGAAAAAGGTCTCGAAGAAACGCCAGAAAATTACAAGGTGGTGATTGAACTCAATGAATGGAGCGATCCGTTCAAGCCGCTCACCGGAAAAGTGATTGAAGCCCTCGGCGACCGCGACGACCCGAATGTCGAGATGCAGTGCATCCTGCGCGCCCACGGCTTCCAGCAGAATTTCTCCGAAGAGGTTCTCGCCGAAGCCGCGCGGATGCCGCACGAACTGCGCCCGGAGGATTACGAAAACCGGCAGGATCTGCGTAAACGGCTGACGTTCACCATCGATCCGGAAACCGCGCGCGATTTCGACGATGCCATTTCGCTGGAGAAAGTTTCCCGGGGCTGGAAGCTTTCCGTACACATCGCCGACGTCGCCCACTTTGTGCCGCGCGGCTCGCTGCTCGACAAAGAAGCGCTGCACCGCGGCAACAGCATTTATCTCGTTGACCGCGTCGTCATGATGCTGCCGACCGAACTGACAACGCGGATTTGCAGCCTAAATCCGCACGTTGACCGGCTGGCGCATACCGTCGAAATCCTGCTCGACGAAAAGGGTCAGATGCTCAGCGCGGAAAGCTGCCGCTCAATTATTCATTCGGATGCGCGACTCACTTATGAACAGGTACAGTCTCTGTTCGACGGCGATGAACATACCGGAATTCCGTCGAACGTTTCTGATGCGATCATGGCGTTGCGTCCGCTGGCCCGCGCGGCCCGCGCACGGCGCACCGCCAACGGCTCGCTTGAAATCAATACACCTCAAATCAAATGCCTGATGGATAAAGACGGCAAAGTCGCTTCGATCAAAAAAGGCGAAGCCAAGGAAGCGTATCAGCTCATCGAAGAATGCATGTTGTTGGCGAACGTCGCCGTCGCCCGCAAACTGAAAGATGCCCAGTGGCCTGCGATTCACCGTATTCACGAAGAACCAGACGAAGACCAGTGGGCGCAGATGGGCGCTGAACTTCAGGCGCTCGGCATTAACGCCATTCCGCTGACGCGCAGTGACATCAATGTCGTGATGGAAAAAATCGAAGGCACGCCGCTGGAATACACCGGAAGCCTCGCCGTCCTGCGCAACCTTAAGCGCGCCGGTTATTCCGCCGAGCCGGTCGGGCACTTCGGCCTCGCTTTCGAGGACTACGTTCATTTCACTTCACCGATCCGGCGCTATCCCGACCTCGTCATCCACCGCCTGCTCAGCGCGCTGGAAGA
The genomic region above belongs to Kiritimatiellaceae bacterium and contains:
- the rnr gene encoding ribonuclease R, which encodes MTNPTLEQRILAHLNKPNYQPLTRPDLAKAMRIHSTERNKLRQALIDLEKQGKVSCLRKNRWAAAGKNSSGQTVTGSVRVMEKGFGLFAPDNGGEEIYIARDDLKCALHEDRVSVELFPKSAPDRRGSRGGGQSPSFSNREGRVVEVLDRKNTEIVGLLRRTPYYAYVIPDNLRLIQDIRVAAWEKGLEETPENYKVVIELNEWSDPFKPLTGKVIEALGDRDDPNVEMQCILRAHGFQQNFSEEVLAEAARMPHELRPEDYENRQDLRKRLTFTIDPETARDFDDAISLEKVSRGWKLSVHIADVAHFVPRGSLLDKEALHRGNSIYLVDRVVMMLPTELTTRICSLNPHVDRLAHTVEILLDEKGQMLSAESCRSIIHSDARLTYEQVQSLFDGDEHTGIPSNVSDAIMALRPLARAARARRTANGSLEINTPQIKCLMDKDGKVASIKKGEAKEAYQLIEECMLLANVAVARKLKDAQWPAIHRIHEEPDEDQWAQMGAELQALGINAIPLTRSDINVVMEKIEGTPLEYTGSLAVLRNLKRAGYSAEPVGHFGLAFEDYVHFTSPIRRYPDLVIHRLLSALEEKQSSPYRTKDIESIAAQCTRTETEADQAEKESIELRRVEYYNNLLYKGETGPYKGCIIRILNKGLIVELTDTIQRGLVPFASITDDRYDVNAAKTRATGQRTRRMFKIGDVIDVELVKVDLAHKFIDFNLEGQKAATAFAASRNKKGVPPRSKQKKQQVTLTGDRPHGPKQQKRRKRK